The following coding sequences are from one Triticum aestivum cultivar Chinese Spring chromosome 5A, IWGSC CS RefSeq v2.1, whole genome shotgun sequence window:
- the LOC123107614 gene encoding probable calcium-binding protein CML21 — MSTAPPQANQQQQQRHRRLRVRRVFDLFDHDGDGVITAAELSGALGRLGLALGAQADGLVAAYVAPGMPGMPGLRFADFEALHAELAGGGEEDEEAEMREAFAVFDENGDGYISAAELQAVLERMGVPEAACMARVQDMIAAHDRDSDGRVDFHEFKAMMAAGM, encoded by the coding sequence ATGTCTACGGCGCCGCCGCAAGcgaaccagcagcagcagcagcgccaccGGAGGCTGCGGGTGCGGCGCGTGTTCGACCTCTTCGACCACGACGGCGACGGGGTCATCACCGCCGCCGAGCTCTCGGGCGCGCTGGGGCGCCTGGGGCTCGCCCTGGGCGCGCAGGCGGACGGGCTCGTCGCCGCCTACGtcgcgcccggcatgcccggcatGCCCGGCCTGCGGTTCGCGGACTTCGAGGCGCTCCACGCCGAGCTCGCCGGGGGaggcgaggaggacgaggaggcggagaTGAGGGAGGCTTTCGCCGTGTTCGACGAGAACGGCGACGGGTACATCTCCGCGGCGGAGCTGCAGGCCGTGCTGGAGCGGATGGGGGTGCCCGAGGCGGCGTGCATGGCGAGGGTGCAGGACATGATCGCCGCGCATGACCGGGACAGCGATGGCCGCGTCGACTTCCATGAGTTCAAGGCCATGATGGCTGCCGGTATGTAA